The genomic DNA GCCCCAGTTGTCCTTTCAAGCCCACCATGCGCCGGACATACTCTGCCGGTATGCTGGGCCTGCAGGGCGAATCCACAGAGTTCATGCAGACTATCTGCGTTGACGATGACGCGGCAAGCTACCGCTGGAGATTTGTGGCCAGAAGCACCCACCGCAACGCCCCGTACGGGCTGAGCACCATCAAGATGATGACTTTGCGCTAGCCGCAGATCAAAAGGAGTTTCCATGCATCATTTCACATACCGCGACAATGAACTCTTTGTGGAAAATGTAGCTGTTCAGGAACTTGTGGCCACATACGGAACTCCTTTGTACATATACTCCAAAGCGACTTTTCAGCGCCATTTCACAGCGTTTGATTCAGCATTCGGTGCGCTGCCCCACCTCACCTGCTATTCGGTGAAAGCATGCTCCAACATGCACATTCTGCGCTTTCTCGGCAAAATGGGCGCAGGCATGGACATTGTATCGGGCGGGGAGCTTTTCAGAGCGTTGCGGGCAGGTATTCAGCCAGCCAAAATCGTTTACAGCGGAGTAGGAAAAACACGCACTGAAATTCTGCAGGCACTGGAAGCTGGCATCCTGATGTTCAATGTGGAATCCATGGGAGAGCTGGAAAAAATAAGCGAAGTGGCCAACCAGACGGGTCACACAGCCAACGTAGCTCTGCGCATCAACCCCGATGTGGACCCGCATACCCACCCGTACATATCCACCGGACTGAAAGAAAACAAATTCGGTCTGGACATGGAACAGTCCTATGCGGCTTATATGCGTGCCATGGAACTGCCCGCCATCACACCCATGGGTATTGATTGCCATATAGGTTCACAGCTGACCAGTCTGTCACCATTCAGAGAAGCTGTCGAAAAGATACTTCTTTTCCGGGAAAAGCTGTGCTCTGCAGGACTGTGCATTGACTACATAGATCTGGGCGGAGGACTGGGAATACCGTATGACACCGAAGAACCGCCTCATCCGCAGGAATTCGGCAAGCTGCTTACTGATATGCTTTCGGGACTTGGCATCACATTGATACTGGAACCCGGAAGGGTCATTGCAGGCAACGCGGGCATTCTGGTCACCAAAGTCCAGTACACCAAAAAAACCGCTACCAAAGAATTTGTCATTGTCGATGCCGCCATGAACGATCTTATCAGACCTTCTCTGTACCAGTCACACCATCATATTGCCGAAGTCAGCCCCAGAGGCAGGGCAAAACACACGGTGGATGTTGTGGGCCCCATCTGTGAATCGGGCGATTTTCTGGCACGCGACAGGCTCATGCCTGCGGTGGAACCGCGCGAACTGCTGGCGGTGTTCTCCGCCGGAGCATACGGGTTCACCATGAGCTCGCAGTATAACTCGCGGCCTCGTGCCGCTGAAGTTCTGGTGCGGGGTGATACTGCTCACCTCATCAGGCGCAGAGAGACCTATGAGGACC from Oleidesulfovibrio alaskensis DSM 16109 includes the following:
- the lysA gene encoding diaminopimelate decarboxylase; this translates as MHHFTYRDNELFVENVAVQELVATYGTPLYIYSKATFQRHFTAFDSAFGALPHLTCYSVKACSNMHILRFLGKMGAGMDIVSGGELFRALRAGIQPAKIVYSGVGKTRTEILQALEAGILMFNVESMGELEKISEVANQTGHTANVALRINPDVDPHTHPYISTGLKENKFGLDMEQSYAAYMRAMELPAITPMGIDCHIGSQLTSLSPFREAVEKILLFREKLCSAGLCIDYIDLGGGLGIPYDTEEPPHPQEFGKLLTDMLSGLGITLILEPGRVIAGNAGILVTKVQYTKKTATKEFVIVDAAMNDLIRPSLYQSHHHIAEVSPRGRAKHTVDVVGPICESGDFLARDRLMPAVEPRELLAVFSAGAYGFTMSSQYNSRPRAAEVLVRGDTAHLIRRRETYEDLIAPEETRS